Proteins from a genomic interval of Vanacampus margaritifer isolate UIUO_Vmar chromosome 4, RoL_Vmar_1.0, whole genome shotgun sequence:
- the zdhhc1 gene encoding palmitoyltransferase ZDHHC1 isoform X2, whose amino-acid sequence MDVCMKTPNRTAPAAGEDGGRRGVLAAACSRTNGWSWPPHPFQVLAWLLYAYFAAVGLGVLVPLLPVHWMPAGYICTGVMFACHLCTHVMAVSVDPADRNVRAKSPKGPLPVLDRSKHAHVIENCHCYLCQVDVGPKSKHCSACNKCVANFDHHCRWLNNCVGSRNYKLFLYSVVSAVLGVCVLLAVSSYVLMAFFLEPDNLGASKHLWAPNRTASWLLFLPPRAPPAAVPALAAVTGVLALLACVLLCHLLIFHVYLMWNRLSTYEYIVRQRHRQDGRPTARPEDVKHASETLGGLKEAGDSGTLRYMEPPPLDGGRSQLVSNGSVRGVASPLLELQAPPTISTRHNVHMQTKKKKKRRTKKMGGAGAIVADDDPDAGCLSERVGAWLPGQPSAAPPRLPPPVRAAAPPAEYHSDSAESLEEVPVALDKLGSRAPRRTAVFVSRVGGERRTAGAPSSSSSSSSSFPFPSMAGWRQ is encoded by the exons ATGGACGTGTGCATGAAGACCCCGAACCGCACGGCGCCGGCCGCAGGCGAGGATGGCGGGCGGCGAGGCGTCTTGGCGGCGGCGTGCTCGCGGACCAACGGCTGGAGTTGGCCTCCTCATCCCTTCCAGGTGCTGGCCTGGCTCCTCTACGCCTACTTCGCCGCGGTGGGCCTGGGCGTCCTCGTGCCGCTGCTGCCCGTGCATTGGATGCCCGCCGGCTACATT TGCACCGGCGTGATGTTTGCGTGCCACCTGTGCACTCACGTGATGGCGGTGAGCGTGGACCCGGCCGACCGCAACGTCCGAGCCAAGAGCCCGAAAGGTCCTCTGCCCGTCTTGGACCGCTCCAAACACGCCCACGTCATCGAGAACTGCCactgctacctgtgccaggtgGACGT AGGGCCCAAATCAAAGCACTGCAGCGCGTGCAACAAATGCGTGGCCAACTTTGACCATCACTGTCGATGGCTCAACAACTGCGTGGGAAGCAGAAACTACAA GTTGTTCCTGTACAGCGTGGTGTCGGCCGTGTTGGGCGTGTGCGTCCTCCTGGCCGTTTCGTCGTACGTGCTGATGGCGTTCTTCTTGGAACCCGACAACCTCGGCGCCAGCAAACACTTGTGGG CGCCAAACCGGACGGCGTCGTGGCTCCTGTTCCTGCCGCCGCGAGCGCCGCCCGCCGCCGTTCCCGCATTGGCCGCCGTGACCGGCGTGCTGGCGCTGCTCGCCTGCGTGCTGCTCTGCCACCTGCTCATCTTCCACGTATACCTCA TGTGGAACAGGTTGAGCACGTACGAGTACATCGTGCGTCAGCGCCACCGTCAGGACGGGAGGCCGACGGCAAGGCCGGAGGACGTCAAGCACGCCAGCGAGACGCTTGGCGGCTTGAAG GAAGCGGGCGACTCGGGAACGCTGCGCTACATGGAGCCTCCTCCGCTGGACGGGGGCCGCTCGCA GTTGGTGTCCAACGGCAGCGTGAGAGGCGTGGCTAGTCCGCTCCTGGAGTTACAAGCCCCACCCACAATCTCCACACGGCACAACGTGCACATGCAG acgaaaaagaagaagaagaggaggacgaAGAAGATGGGCGGAGCCGGCGCAATTGTGGCGGACGACGACCCAGACGCTGGTTGTTTGTCGGAGCGGGTCGGCGCGTGGCTGCCGGGCCAGCCGTCCGCGGCCCCCCCCCGCCTGCCGCCGCCCGTCCGGGCCGCCGCCCCACCCGCCGAGTACCACTCAGACTCGGCCGAGTCCTTGGAGGAGGTCCCCGTGGCGCTGGACAAACTGGGCTCGCGGGCCCCGCGCCGGACCGccgtttttgtgagcagagtCGGAGGCGAGAGAAGGACGGCCGGCGcgccttcatcctcctcctcctcctcatcctcatttCCTTTTCCTTCCATGGCCGGGTGGCGGCAGTGA
- the zdhhc1 gene encoding palmitoyltransferase ZDHHC1 isoform X1, which produces MAGGEASWRRRARGPTAGVGLLIPSRCWPGSSTPTSPRWAWASSCRCCPCIGCPPATLYPFSCVCVCVCVRVRPPEMRQASRCAAQCTGVMFACHLCTHVMAVSVDPADRNVRAKSPKGPLPVLDRSKHAHVIENCHCYLCQVDVGPKSKHCSACNKCVANFDHHCRWLNNCVGSRNYKLFLYSVVSAVLGVCVLLAVSSYVLMAFFLEPDNLGASKHLWAPNRTASWLLFLPPRAPPAAVPALAAVTGVLALLACVLLCHLLIFHVYLMWNRLSTYEYIVRQRHRQDGRPTARPEDVKHASETLGGLKEAGDSGTLRYMEPPPLDGGRSQLVSNGSVRGVASPLLELQAPPTISTRHNVHMQTKKKKKRRTKKMGGAGAIVADDDPDAGCLSERVGAWLPGQPSAAPPRLPPPVRAAAPPAEYHSDSAESLEEVPVALDKLGSRAPRRTAVFVSRVGGERRTAGAPSSSSSSSSSFPFPSMAGWRQ; this is translated from the exons ATGGCGGGCGGCGAGGCGTCTTGGCGGCGGCGTGCTCGCGGACCAACGGCTGGAGTTGGCCTCCTCATCCCTTCCAGGTGCTGGCCTGGCTCCTCTACGCCTACTTCGCCGCGGTGGGCCTGGGCGTCCTCGTGCCGCTGCTGCCCGTGCATTGGATGCCCGCCGGCTACATTGTATCCTTtctcgtgcgtgtgcgtgtgcgtgtgcgtgcgcgtgcgtccGCCAGAGATGCGTCAAGCTTCCCGATGCGCCGCTCAGTGCACCGGCGTGATGTTTGCGTGCCACCTGTGCACTCACGTGATGGCGGTGAGCGTGGACCCGGCCGACCGCAACGTCCGAGCCAAGAGCCCGAAAGGTCCTCTGCCCGTCTTGGACCGCTCCAAACACGCCCACGTCATCGAGAACTGCCactgctacctgtgccaggtgGACGT AGGGCCCAAATCAAAGCACTGCAGCGCGTGCAACAAATGCGTGGCCAACTTTGACCATCACTGTCGATGGCTCAACAACTGCGTGGGAAGCAGAAACTACAA GTTGTTCCTGTACAGCGTGGTGTCGGCCGTGTTGGGCGTGTGCGTCCTCCTGGCCGTTTCGTCGTACGTGCTGATGGCGTTCTTCTTGGAACCCGACAACCTCGGCGCCAGCAAACACTTGTGGG CGCCAAACCGGACGGCGTCGTGGCTCCTGTTCCTGCCGCCGCGAGCGCCGCCCGCCGCCGTTCCCGCATTGGCCGCCGTGACCGGCGTGCTGGCGCTGCTCGCCTGCGTGCTGCTCTGCCACCTGCTCATCTTCCACGTATACCTCA TGTGGAACAGGTTGAGCACGTACGAGTACATCGTGCGTCAGCGCCACCGTCAGGACGGGAGGCCGACGGCAAGGCCGGAGGACGTCAAGCACGCCAGCGAGACGCTTGGCGGCTTGAAG GAAGCGGGCGACTCGGGAACGCTGCGCTACATGGAGCCTCCTCCGCTGGACGGGGGCCGCTCGCA GTTGGTGTCCAACGGCAGCGTGAGAGGCGTGGCTAGTCCGCTCCTGGAGTTACAAGCCCCACCCACAATCTCCACACGGCACAACGTGCACATGCAG acgaaaaagaagaagaagaggaggacgaAGAAGATGGGCGGAGCCGGCGCAATTGTGGCGGACGACGACCCAGACGCTGGTTGTTTGTCGGAGCGGGTCGGCGCGTGGCTGCCGGGCCAGCCGTCCGCGGCCCCCCCCCGCCTGCCGCCGCCCGTCCGGGCCGCCGCCCCACCCGCCGAGTACCACTCAGACTCGGCCGAGTCCTTGGAGGAGGTCCCCGTGGCGCTGGACAAACTGGGCTCGCGGGCCCCGCGCCGGACCGccgtttttgtgagcagagtCGGAGGCGAGAGAAGGACGGCCGGCGcgccttcatcctcctcctcctcctcatcctcatttCCTTTTCCTTCCATGGCCGGGTGGCGGCAGTGA